Within Theileria orientalis strain Shintoku DNA, chromosome 4, complete genome, the genomic segment GATCGCTCTTTGCCATGTTTGTCAGTGCTACACGTTTTTAtcaccttcctcttcttacCGTCCACACACATTATAAGCAGTTTTATGTGTCTGTTGTCGAACGTCTTGAACACTTCAAAAAACGGCTCCAGGTGCTCCATCTCCAAATGTTTCGactcatcttcttctgctGATgccaattttttaaatttttttatcaatttctGCTCATTTGTCTTCAGGACTGTTGCGTCTGCTCCTAAAATTGGCACCAGATTTGACGTTGCTGAGTATCCTGAGATATTGTTCACGTACGATCTTAAAACCGACAATACATTGTATGCATCGTTTTTTATAACTCGAATTGCTAGGCTTCTGTTAAGATAGTTCCTATTTGCCGTTGATGCGTCAAGGGATTCTGTTTCTTCCCTTTCCatttatttgaaatattgtttaaattacacCAGCTGTCTAATAATTCATACGTTTAGTTACTTCGGTCAACTTTAATTAAAGTCgatacaaaaattaaaataactttatGGGttctttttaatatttattaaaattttcacatttatataatactacAATCATATAATTACttacatttaaaacattatacacaattaaaattacgattttgtttttattctcTTTTTCAGTCTTATCAACACCACATGTGTAATGCTTTTctttcattatttattcaatattGGCATAGAATCCTCTATTTACTAGTTCTATccatttacacataattgttatatatacacatgtcGCAActaatttaacattttttcACATATTGtatcataaattataacatCATAaacattcattttttttattttctgtaaaatatattaagctcaagtttgttttaaattatattttaaacagtaaataaaataaacctTATTCCTTACTATTCACTATGCACGGAATTCGGCGGGAAgatttttacaaaaaccctgaagaaggtgaagcCTTCAAGTCTAAACTTGAAAAGGGATACAAACTTCTCGACGCCTTTGTAGATTATTGTTCGAAGATGGACAccaataaatttattgacTCCTTTCTCAAACACGTTTCTGATTCTGACGGCAAAATGTTTCAACTCTCGTCTGCCATAATAGAATTCATGCCAGAGTTTACACCTTCCTGGAATTacagaaaaaaatacatcGTGATATCGAAATCAGCGGATAAAAATGCTTTAGTGGACTCATTGATGGGTGAGAGGCAACTAACGGAGAAAAGTTTAAAGGCCAATCCGAAGAGCTACTCAATATGGCATCACCGTCTTTGGACGATGAGTTTCCTTTTCATACTAAAGTTAGTTTTAACTGAATCAACGTGTTTTAgagttgaaaatatatCTGAAATGTTGCTGGAGgaatataaattgtgttttaaattatttcaatttGACGGGAGGAACTTTCATTGCTGGAGCTACTTTAACTACATAACACACTATTTCAAGTTGTTGAATACCGGCACTGGTAAGAGcttatattattgtttactGTGGACATGACTTAATGTATTTGTAGACCTGGACAAAATGGTCTACGAagacattttaaatttaatcaacgAAAACTTTTCTAATTACTCGGCCTGGTATAGTAAATCTAATTTGCCCTCCGCAAACACTTCAACAAAGGACGACCTAGAGCTCGTTAAACAGGTGCTGTACACTGAGCCGAAAGACCAATCTTTATGGAACTACTACAATTGGCTATTGTTCAAAAAGAACACACTCAACCACTAGTATGTTAAAAcgatttttttataatacacatgTGTTTTTAGTCTAGTTTATACCTGTTATTTGGATGAAAAAAAGCAAatcaatttgttttttaactcTCCAGTAAGGCTGGAGTCAGGTACAAGTGGTTTTTATAGTAAAGGTAAAGTGGatgaatttaataaatttttagacAAAGGAAAAGTTAAAGGAAACTGGATAAAATCTAacttgtatttaaaaaatataaatattttgcTTTAGGAGATATGGACTTGCGTATATTTGGACATTTGAATTTGAATCAGACCAAGAAATAGACAGGTAAATCACATTGGTAACTTATCTTTACTTTAGGCTATCTAAAGTTGAGTTGATAGTTTTGTTGAACAACCGAACAAGCCAACgattttattcaaatttgttGAGCAAGCCAATTTATGCTAATTATAAAGGAGAGTCAACCAATTCTCTCGAGAATTATGAACGTTTATTTGAGGATGATCAATTAAAGTTGGTCTATTCCGCTACCCATAAGCACCAATTTGATTTGGAAAGCTTTGAAGTGTTTGAAAGAGACTGTAGTAAAAACTGGGTTGAAACTAACAAGTATGAAAAGCCAGTTAAACTGAGAAATGAACTTGTATGTCTTGGAGACAACATCACTTTTAAGACCCTGGAGGAACAATTGGAAGTTGTTGATGAACTGATATCGTTTGACGGTGAATCGAAGTATTTACTAATTGCaaagtattttttaaatttaaatagaCCGTATTTATAGGCTTAAATTGCTGGAGTATTTGGAAAGGGACGAGGACTCAGAGTTACTGTTTGAAAAATTGGCTGTTCTGGATCCCCTGAGGAAACGCTACTACTACGAAATGTTAACAAAGTACAAGGCCAGGTTACTTAATTACTGAATTAATGCTTTAATAGGTCGGCGATAAGGACGTCTAATGACCCCTTAAATCTCAACTTGAGCAATATGTCACTCTCAAACCtagaatttaataatttgtcTACGTGTTACGGATTCACACATCTGGATCTCAGTCACAATAAACTGACTTATAGGTTTGAGTAGGACACTCACAACGTCTATTTAGCTCAATTTCCAACATTGGGTCCTTTTTATTGCTTCTGGAAACACTCGACTTGTCAGACAACAGGTTAAAGAGTCTCACAGAGGTTGTTAAACTACTACGTGGTCTACCTCGACTAAAAAGGTTAGTTTTGAgtaatttcattttctacCAGATTAAACTTATCCAATAACCCCTTGAACACTGTGAATTATGAAACTAGTTTGGATTCTCAATTGaggtaataataattttatgatttaaaCTTTCAGTGAAATCAATTTATCGAACACCCCTATATGCTCCGATTTAGCTTCAAAAGGCTTAGAAGGAAGGTCAGAAAGTAGTGTTGTGTTCGGATGCTACCTTGCAAAGATGGGTTTTAATGAGCATAGTCAGACATATGATTTGCATTTGTACAAAATTGAGAAGTAACTACACACAGGCCCGAAAATTGGGATCTAATGTCACAGTCACACATTACACGTAACGTATCAACGTCcaatatcattttatattataaaacgAGTTAGAAGTCAGCGCATACGTGCTATGAATACGATAAAGTGCTAAATACATAACGATGTGCATGAACCGGTGTATATGGAAAAATCTTCCAAGGAAGGTCGGAAATGGTTTAACAGTCGTTTTAAAAGCAAATAAAATCGATTTATACGATAAATAGGTTTAACTTgttgaaatgtgtatgttagACAGGTGGTGGCACAGTCAGGCACACATTTTTCGAATTTTTGATAAAGGACATAAACTGCTTACACATGTAGTCAAACCgctaatataataaatttacaaggTGTTATATGTATGGAATTAAGCTGGGTTGGAAGAAACCACTGAATTTAACCCATTTATAGTTGAGAATCAAAAATTTCCTAAGGTGGCAATGTAGTAAAAGTTTGGAAGACAATacagtttaaatattttttacttttttccttatttttacCTGAAAATTTAGGGATTTTCGAGCCCGTTGACGCTAGGGACATAATAACATGATATTGGGGGATTCGGCTGAAGGAATTTGGGGTGTAAGGCTGGATAACTTGTCTGCATTCTCTTTAGTTTGTTTACACCTTTTTCATTGACAGACTGGAATACTCACTTGAGACTAATTGCGGTCTTTTAGGGTTTTCATTTTCAGTTCTGTAGTCTGTTATTCTGTTTTCTATGGTGTAATGAGACGCTTCTACTCTTTTCGTTGACACTCAATCTTGCAACTACACATCGCTGAGATTTTTGTCAAGAAGGGTTCAAGATACACCGTTTTATCCTTTTTTGAGGCAATGGTTTGATTTATTGagtttatgtatttttattcactgTGGACAGTAAATTTTGGTTTTTATAATCTCACCTTTAAAACTTCTTTCCATAGGCTTTTACTAATTCCtgaagtttaatttaaactttttgtaaatttaaatttcgCTTTTAACGATTTTTAAAAGTTGAGTAAATgagttttaataaactgATTGTATTCTAGTTGTTTCTCAAAATTAATGTTTCCACACTGTTTCCATTTGGAATGTTCACTCACCACTTGTATTTCATTCTAACGCCATTTCGAAATTGAAATGCTTCACATTTGTTTGGAGTCTTTgtactttattttacacaaccCATCACGtcattttattctttacaACTCACTAATGCTATTTTCACCTGATTTgtttgaaataaacaaattaactTAATGGATTATTACAACTACAACACCTTTTAAACTTAGCACATACCGCAAGGATACTTGTTAATTCACTTAATGCGAGTATCAACACACCTTTTCAGTTTTCAGCTTTAATCGTTCGCTTATTCACTAAATTTTAGTTTCACACACTCTGAAACTTAGAGTTTACTTTAAATTCACAttcacattttaatataatgaaaattaggatttttaactttaagGGCTACGGTTGTTTTACATGATGAATTTTTATCCAGATTCAGTTGATACGAAGGCTTACGTTGGCTCACTTGTTACCGACTACGAACAGAAATCGCCTGAGGATTGCTCACAGAAGACCACGATGTCCGATTGTTGTTTCGAACCTATTGCCGGTATAGGCACCTGCTTCAATTCTCCCTCGGACAACGGCGACCTTAAGAGGTACGACACTCCCTTGGATGACTTGGACACCAACTCGGTTCCTGACACTGACTACGTTCCGGAGTTCTTTGACATTTACGGGTCTGGTGAGTCTCTCCACAAGGTCTACTCAAGTCTGGGTCTGAGGCCAGAGTGGGACGATTCTTCGGACCACAAGGATGACGATTCGAAGGAAGTTGACATGACCACCTCGACCACCCTGTGCTCTGACTCAGGGTTCAAACTCTTTCCATTCGCGTCGAGTGACCTCTTCTTCGAGGACGATTTTAGGTACATCACCTCCAAATCTATAAACACGAAATATAACCTGACTTCCGATATTCCGGATAAAAACGAACAGCCCAACGTCACTCAGAATTTATTGCATCCACTGAACCTGGAGGAGAAGGTGAATTATGAACATTTAAGTAAGAATGACAAGGCGGCTGAACCTAAAACTCTCTTTCAACCCGATGAAGTCAAGAAGGAGTGCCCACTTGATAAAGTTGACTCAGGTCAACAACCTCTAGAATTTAAGGTTAAGACTGAAAATTCGAGCCCCGTTGCCAATGATTCGCGTACGAACGATGACACTCAATCAAATACGCCCAGCGCCAACCTCTTAACCAACAACTTGTTTATAAACAGCAGGGGTTTTGGGACTTTAGAGTCCACCCACCTCGGTGTGTACGACATCATGCCCCCCTTGCTTTTCAACGGGCCTGTTTACAACCTGGGCCCTCTATTGGAGGCAGATTTGTACATCTCGCCCAACCTGTGCAACAGACACAACGGCCTGGTCTCCAGATTCCCCGTCAACACGAACTATTGCGTGTACAGGGGCGCCGACTACAACAAGTTGGTGTGCAGCTGCAACATGAGCCGAGTCAACGGGTCAAATTCTCACGCAACGAGTTGCAACGTGGTTGCTGGGGGCGTAGAACTGTCGACTGAGTCCTGGCCGATCTCCAAAGCGTCGCAGATGTACTCGCTCATCACCAACTGGGACCGCGTGATGAAGAAGTACAAGAGGTCCACTCCCACGCTTACCGATTTCAATGCGTACTACGTGCACGAGGAGTGCAACCCTCCCATTCTCCTCGCCCCGACCGAAGAAGCCAAGCTGCACTCCTCAGGAATCGCTGCCATCAATTTCGACAATTTTAAGAGCGCGAACTACCTAATTTCAGAAATCACCGGGATAAAGTTGAATATTGACCCTTCGGACCAGTTCTCGCTTTCTAACATTGTCCCTGAAAACTTTAAGCCCGAGGACGTGACGAAGCGGCGAAAGACGAGCAAGAACAAGTCTCCCGAGACTCTCACTCCTCCCCCCTTTCCCCCCGAGGTTGACCTCTCCTCACTCAGTCCCAGCACTGAGGACGACGGTAAATTGGACAAGAAGGACCCTAATCAGCCTGGCGGCGAGAAGGTTAGCGGCGTTTGGTACGACACCAATCGACATTTGTGGAGGGTCGTGTACATGAAGGGCAACAAGCGACGCACTCAGGGGTTCAGCTCTCTCAAGTTGGGTTACGAGGAGGCCCGGAGAAAGGCTATTCAGATGAGATACGAGATGGTATCAATGAAGCACACGGATAGGCTATGATTTATTACATTTTCCCTTTACACATACTCCGTTGTATGCTCCTCCATACGGGGCCTTTTAGGTCTTTATATCGGCCATGTTGCAACGAAATTTATCcatttataacattttcacgttttaatattttagttattaAGCTTCACACTATgtactttgtttttttacttttaatttccttTCCCCATGGTTCAGTTTATATTTCACAATGCCTACCGTATCCGTTCTTAAAGATGAGTTTTTCAAACAACTAGGCCACAATCTAAGTTCGTTTACACCTTTTAAAGCCTTTTTGTAGGTTTGGAGGATTTGGAGTCACTATTCTTCGAGTTTGGACTAGAGTACGATGGCGAAGACTTTGACGATAATGGGAGagatttgataaaaatagagaTACCGGCGAATAGgtattaaaacattaatttttctgttatcaataattttttcaGGTATGACCTTTTATCACTAGAAGGTTTGGTCACCGCTCTCCTGTGTTTTAGATGGGACGTCGAAATTCCGAAAATCACTCTCGTCCCTCCAACTCCCCCAAATCTATCTAGAATCGATGTTCAAAAGGAGGTTAGAGGCCCAAATTAACAATTTACCTTAGAATTCGGCTATTCGCCCTTATATATTCTCGGCCATATTGAGGGGTGTGGTTCTGGACGAAAACCGCTACAAAAGTCTGATTGATATGCAGGAAAAACTGCACCAGAATCTGTGTAGAAAGAGGACTATAGCGGCCATAGGCACTCATGATTTAGATGCCGTAACCCCTCCAttcacatacacatttgaacGACCGGAGGACATTGTGTTCGCACCTTTGACTAACGCCTCCACGGAGTACAACGCCCTGGAGTTAATGGAAATTTATGAATACCATCCGCAACTCAAGGTAATCTCCACGCTTTTAACGGTTTATTAGAATTATTCAAAACTTTTGAAGGGGCAGCCCTTTTACCCTGTCGTCAGGGACAGCAAAGGAAACGTCTGCTCACTCCCTCCGGTTATTAACTCGCACAGGACGAGCATAACTCTGAAAACACGTAACATATTCATCGAAGTCACCTCGGTACTTTGGGAGAGCTCACACAACATTTTAGACTGACAAGGTCAAGGGCTCTATAGTTTTAAATCAACT encodes:
- a CDS encoding uncharacterized protein (protein prenyltransferase domain containing protein), which gives rise to MHGIRREDFYKNPEEGEAFKSKLEKGYKLLDAFVDYCSKMDTNKFIDSFLKHVSDSDGKMFQLSSAIIEFMPEFTPSWNYRKKYIVISKSADKNALVDSLMGERQLTEKSLKANPKSYSIWHHRLWTMSFLFILKVENISEMLLEEYKLCFKLFQFDGRNFHCWSYFNYITHYFKLLNTGTDLDKMVYEDILNLINENFSNYSAWYSKSNLPSANTSTKDDLELVKQVLYTEPKDQSLWNYYNWLFLVYTCYLDEKKQINLFFNSPVRLESGTSGFYSKGKVDEFNKFLDKGKVKGNWIKSNLRYGLAYIWTFEFESDQEIDRLSKVELIVLLNNRTSQRFYSNLLSKPIYANYKGESTNSLENYERLFEDDQLKLVYSATHKHQFDLESFEVFERDCSKNWVETNKYEKPVKLRNELVCLGDNITFKTLEEQLEVVDELISFDGESKYLLIAKLKLLEYLERDEDSELLFEKLAVLDPLRKRYYYEMLTKYKASSISNIGSFLLLLETLDLSDNRLKSLTEVVKLLRGLPRLKSEINLSNTPICSDLASKGLEGRSESSVVFGCYLAKMGFNEHSQTYDLHLYKIEK